The nucleotide sequence TGCGCGACCCGGTCCGCTTCGGACCGGCCGCCGCCACCCCGGCCGTGGCGCTCACCGCCCACGCCGTCAAAGGCTACCGCGAACGGATGCTCCAAGCCGGTTTCGACGACTACGTGGCCAAACCCATCGACATGCACGAACTCGACGCCGCCCTGGCCCGCGTCGCCGCCAGGCGGGCCATGAAGGGCGAAGAGAAGATGCCTCCGGCGGCCGGGGGCCTAAGGCCCCCGGACCCCCCAACGGGGTAAAGGAAATCATCATGCGCGTACTCATCGTGGAAGACGACCTGGACGCTGCCGCCTATCTGGTCAAGGGACTCAAGGAATCGGGCTATGTGGTGGACCATGTGGCCGACGGCCGCGAGGCCCTCTACCGCGTGGCCGCCGAGACCTACGACGCCTGCGTGGTCGACCGGATGCTGCCCGGCGTTGACGGGCTGACCATCGTCAAGACCATGCGCTCGGCCGGCAACGCCGCCCCGGTGCTCATTCTTTCGGCCCTGGGCGACGTGGACGACCGGGTCAAGGGCTTAAAGGCCGGCGGCGACGACTATCTGGTCAAGCCCTACGCCTTTGCCGAGCTGCTGGCCCGGCTGGAGGCCCTGCTGCGCCGGGGCCGCTCCGACGCCCCGGACACCATGCTCAAGGTGGCCGACCTGGAAATGGATCTGGTCGGCCGCACCGTGCGCCGGGCCGGCCGGCCCATCGAACTCAAGCCCAAGGAATTCGCCCTGCTCGAATACCTCATGCGCCACGCCGGCCATGTGGTCACCCGCACCATGCTGCTGGAAAACGTCTGGGACTATTCCTTCGATCCCCAGACCAACGTCATCGACGTCCATGTGAGCCGCCTGCGCCAGAAGATCGACAAGGGCCACGACAAGCCGCTTCTCTCCACCATCCGCGGCGCCGGGTACAGCCTGCGTGATAGCCACTAAGATCCTGCGTTCCTCCACCCTGCGCCTGTCCATCCTGCACATGGCCGCCTTCGGCCTGTCGGTGCTGGTGCTGTTGTGGTTCATCTATTCGTCCACGGCCGGTTTCATGGAACGCCAGACCGACGAAACGATAAACGCCGAGATCCAGGGGCTGGCCGAACAGTACAGCCAGCTCGGGCTGACCGGGCTTATCCGCGTCATCAAGTCCCGCGTGGCCAAGGACAAGGCCGGATCGAGCGTCTATCTCCTCACCGACTGGAAATTCAATCCCCTGGCCGGCAACCTGCCCGACTGGCCCAAGTTCAAGGACACCGGCTCGGGCTGGTTCGACGCCACCCTGGAGGACACCGAGAACTTCGAGCCGCGCCGGGTGCGGATGCGCTACTTCCTGCTGCCCGGCAACTTCCATCTGGTGGTCGGCCGCGACGTGTCCGAGCGGGTCAAGGTGGAACGGCTCATCGTCGACGCGCTCATCTGGGGCATGCTCCTCACCGTCGTTCTCGGCGGGGCCGGGGGCGTGTTGACCAGCCGCTGGATGCTCAAGCGCATTGACGTCATCACCAAGGCCAGCCGGGAAATCATGAACGGCGACCTCAGCCGCCGCATCCCCACCCGGGGGGCCGGCGACGAATTCGACCGCCTGGCCGAAAACTTGAACGCCATGCTCGACCAGATCGGCCGGCTCATGGACGGCGTCAAGCAGGTCTCCAACAACATCGCCCACGACCTGCGCGGCCCCCTAAACCGCATCCGCTCGGGCCTGGAAATCACCCTGTCCCGGCCCCAGGAGCCCGAGGCCTGCCGCCAGGCCCTGGAACGGGCCATCACCGAGATCGACGGGCTGCTGCAAACCTTCAACGCGCTTTTAACCATCGCCCAGGCCGAATCCGGGGCTCGCCGCCAGGATTTCACCGACATCGACCTGACGAGCCTGGCCGCCGACGCCGCCGAACTCTACGAGCCCGTGGCCGAGGAGGCCGGCCTGTCCCTGGAAGTGGACCTCGCCCCCCAGGTGACCGTGCCCGGCAACCGCCACCTGCTCTCCCAGGCCCTGGCCAACCTCCTGGACAACGCCGTCAAATACACCCCCGACGGCGGCCGGGTGACCCTGTCGCTGACCTCCGGCCCGGCCGGCCCGGAACTGACCGTGGCCGACACCGGCCCGGGCATCCCCCCCGAACACCGCGAATTCGTCCTGGAGCGCTTTACCCGCCTGGAATCGAGCCGCAATACCCCGGGCAGCGGCCTGGGCCTGTCCCTGGTCGCCGCCGCCGCCGGCCTGCACCAGGCCGAGTTGCGCCTGGGCGACAACAGCCCCGGTCTTCGCGTCACCCTGGCCTTCCCGGCCGGCCGCGCC is from Solidesulfovibrio magneticus RS-1 and encodes:
- a CDS encoding response regulator transcription factor; amino-acid sequence: MRVLIVEDDLDAAAYLVKGLKESGYVVDHVADGREALYRVAAETYDACVVDRMLPGVDGLTIVKTMRSAGNAAPVLILSALGDVDDRVKGLKAGGDDYLVKPYAFAELLARLEALLRRGRSDAPDTMLKVADLEMDLVGRTVRRAGRPIELKPKEFALLEYLMRHAGHVVTRTMLLENVWDYSFDPQTNVIDVHVSRLRQKIDKGHDKPLLSTIRGAGYSLRDSH
- a CDS encoding sensor histidine kinase, with amino-acid sequence MIATKILRSSTLRLSILHMAAFGLSVLVLLWFIYSSTAGFMERQTDETINAEIQGLAEQYSQLGLTGLIRVIKSRVAKDKAGSSVYLLTDWKFNPLAGNLPDWPKFKDTGSGWFDATLEDTENFEPRRVRMRYFLLPGNFHLVVGRDVSERVKVERLIVDALIWGMLLTVVLGGAGGVLTSRWMLKRIDVITKASREIMNGDLSRRIPTRGAGDEFDRLAENLNAMLDQIGRLMDGVKQVSNNIAHDLRGPLNRIRSGLEITLSRPQEPEACRQALERAITEIDGLLQTFNALLTIAQAESGARRQDFTDIDLTSLAADAAELYEPVAEEAGLSLEVDLAPQVTVPGNRHLLSQALANLLDNAVKYTPDGGRVTLSLTSGPAGPELTVADTGPGIPPEHREFVLERFTRLESSRNTPGSGLGLSLVAAAAGLHQAELRLGDNSPGLRVTLAFPAGRAKS